A genomic region of Staphylococcus roterodami contains the following coding sequences:
- a CDS encoding 2-oxoacid:ferredoxin oxidoreductase subunit beta has translation MATFKDFRNNVKPNWCPGCGDFSVQAAIQKAAANIGLEPEEVAIITGIGCSGRLSGYINSYGVHSIHGRALPLAQGVKMANKDLTVIASGGDGDGYAIGMGHTIHALRRNMNMTYIVMDNQIYGLTKGQTSPSSAIGFVTKTTPKGNIEKNVAPLELALSSGATFVAQGFSSDIKGLTKLIEDAINHDGFSFVNVFSPCVTYNKINTYDWFKEHLISVDDIENYDSEDKQLAIKTVIEHESLVTGIVYQDKETPSYESQIKELDDMPLAKRDIQITEDTFNKLTEQFI, from the coding sequence ATGGCAACATTTAAAGATTTTAGAAATAATGTTAAGCCGAACTGGTGTCCGGGATGTGGTGATTTCTCAGTACAAGCTGCTATTCAAAAAGCAGCAGCAAATATTGGTCTAGAGCCAGAAGAAGTAGCTATTATCACCGGTATTGGTTGTTCTGGACGTTTATCGGGATATATTAATTCGTATGGGGTACATTCTATTCACGGACGTGCACTACCTTTAGCGCAAGGTGTGAAAATGGCAAACAAAGATTTAACTGTAATTGCTTCTGGTGGGGATGGAGATGGCTACGCGATAGGAATGGGCCATACGATACATGCTTTAAGAAGAAATATGAATATGACTTATATTGTTATGGATAACCAAATTTATGGTTTAACAAAAGGTCAAACATCTCCTTCATCAGCAATAGGTTTTGTTACAAAGACAACGCCTAAAGGGAATATTGAAAAAAATGTTGCACCGCTAGAATTAGCATTATCTTCAGGAGCGACATTTGTAGCACAAGGATTTTCAAGTGACATTAAAGGATTGACAAAACTTATTGAAGATGCGATTAACCATGATGGTTTTTCATTTGTAAATGTCTTTTCACCATGTGTAACTTATAATAAAATTAACACATACGATTGGTTTAAAGAGCATTTAATAAGTGTTGATGACATTGAAAATTACGATTCTGAGGATAAACAATTGGCAATTAAAACAGTTATAGAACACGAATCATTAGTTACTGGAATTGTTTATCAAGATAAGGAAACACCATCATATGAATCACAAATTAAAGAGTTAGATGATATGCCATTAGCAAAAAGGGATATCCAAATAACTGAAGATACTTTCAATAAATTAACAGAACAATTTATATAA
- a CDS encoding MTH1187 family thiamine-binding protein: protein MQDTLMSIQIIPKTPNNDNVIPYVDEAIKIIDESGLHYRVGPLETTVQGNMNECLILIQSLNERMVELECPSIISQVKFYHVPEGISIETLTEKYD, encoded by the coding sequence ATGCAAGATACATTAATGAGTATTCAAATTATTCCTAAGACACCAAACAATGACAATGTTATACCATATGTCGATGAAGCGATTAAAATTATTGATGAGTCAGGATTGCATTATAGGGTCGGACCATTAGAAACAACAGTGCAAGGAAACATGAATGAATGTTTGATTTTAATACAATCTCTAAATGAACGAATGGTAGAACTTGAATGTCCAAGTATTATTAGTCAAGTAAAGTTTTATCACGTACCTGAAGGAATTTCTATCGAAACTTTAACTGAAAAATATGATTGA